The nucleotide sequence GGCCAACACCTGTGGAGGATCGACTGTTACCCGCGGGGACCAGAAAAGTACTCCAACGAGGACACTGGAAATTACGTTTCTCTGTACCTTAGGCACATGAGCAGCTCCAGAAGCGTAAATGCAATCTTCGACGCGTTCTTGATGGACGGAAACGACGACCCGTCAGAAGAACGAAAGACGACTGGACTTCACAAGTTCAAAATCAAGGGCGACCCTTCAAAGCATGACGACTGGGGATATCATCGGTTCGTGGCCAGAACGGTCCTCGAGGAAAACTATGTTGTTGACGGGCACATCACGTTTGTATGCACCATCATCGTCATGCGTGATACCCCTGTCACCGTGCCGCCTTCCGACATCGGAAACCAACTCGGCTGCTTGCTGGATCAGCCACATGGGACGGACGTGTCGTTTACCGTTGACGGCGAGACATTCCCGGCGAACCGAGCCATTCTTGCAGCCCGCTCGCCCGTCTTCAAGGCAGAGCTTTTTGGGTCCATGGCCGAAGCTACAATGCCATCCATCACACTGCACGATATCACGCCTTCAACATTCAAACGTATGCTTCGGTTCATATACACGGATGAGTTTCCCACTAGTACGCAGGATAACCCCTCCAATGAGATATTGTTTGATTTACTTGCCGCTGCAGATCGGTACGCGCTAGACCGGCTAAAACTTATGTGTGTCCAAAAGTTATGGGATAATGTGTCGATGGATACAGTTACAGATATTCAAATTTGCGCTGAGATGTACAATTGCCCTGAGTTGAAGGACAAGTGCATTGACTTTATTGTTAAAAAGAAAGGATccaagaagcagctggaggagTCTTCATCGGTCTAGCTAGGGCACAAACTTCATGGATTATTATAGTTGGCGAGTTTAGACATTAAAGAGAGCGCTGGAACATAATATACTGGAGTATTTTACATAGGTCGGTGCATATTCACTATTTGTGCTTTGACAATAATTAGGGTTTTCTTGTGTTTAACAAGTACCTTCACAATTATACGATAATCATAGTTTTTTTCTTACAAAAGGTGTATCAACTGGGATTTACTGTGTTTTGTTGTTGCTAAATTTATGTACTAGATATGGTTTCAAGTTTGTTAGAGGATTTCCTACTATCTAACCTATGTACATGAACTAGTGAACAGATTAGTTGTTAATTTGCCCATCGTGCCCTTTAAACTGAAGGGGCACGTTTATTATCTCTATCACTGATTTACTtttttttgagggggggggggggggggggggggcgggtctACTTGTATTATTTACACACTTGGTTGAAATTAGAACATT is from Triticum aestivum cultivar Chinese Spring chromosome 1B, IWGSC CS RefSeq v2.1, whole genome shotgun sequence and encodes:
- the LOC123085337 gene encoding BTB/POZ and MATH domain-containing protein 2-like, which codes for MASSSPPIAATTCGGREAVSKGGTTTEPPAACTTTTPMDSAVLQFRVDYEQVKHLSVDDVVSSEVVSVGQHLWRIDCYPRGPEKYSNEDTGNYVSLYLRHMSSSRSVNAIFDAFLMDGNDDPSEERKTTGLHKFKIKGDPSKHDDWGYHRFVARTVLEENYVVDGHITFVCTIIVMRDTPVTVPPSDIGNQLGCLLDQPHGTDVSFTVDGETFPANRAILAARSPVFKAELFGSMAEATMPSITLHDITPSTFKRMLRFIYTDEFPTSTQDNPSNEILFDLLAAADRYALDRLKLMCVQKLWDNVSMDTVTDIQICAEMYNCPELKDKCIDFIVKKKGSKKQLEESSSV